In Effusibacillus pohliae DSM 22757, the DNA window TTTTGATACGCTGAGCCGGAACAGATGGGCGGGAGTTTGGATTGTCTTGATGTGGCGGTTGCTTTGGGTGTCGTACACCCAGATTTCCTCAATCTTTCCTTCCCCCTTTTTCTCGGGGCCGGACATTCCGACAAACAGGAGGTCGTTGTTCAGCGAAGCTGCAGCCGCACCTGGCACGGTATACGATCCTTCAAATCGACCTGCTTGACTACCTGATAGTCCTTCGTGTTCAGAATGAAAAGTTTGTCTGATCCAGGTTGTTTGTAGCCAGATACAGGAGAGAACCGTCCGGTGAAAGAGCGATTTGCGGATTCGTGTGAGTATCAATCACATGAAGTTCCTTGCCCGAATTTGCATCCAAAACACGGATCTTCCCTTCATCCCCTCCCACTGGTTGATCCACTACATA includes these proteins:
- a CDS encoding YncE family protein, which produces MILTRIRKSLFHRTVLSCIWLQTTWIRQTFHSEHEGLSGSQAGRFEGSYTVPGAAAASLNNDLLFVGMSGPEKKGEGKIEEIWVYDTQSNRHIKTIQTPAHLFRLSVSKDGRYLYAVSPYQQKLVVYDISNKDNIFQHAFFENVGHSPMWVISD